The following nucleotide sequence is from Tardiphaga sp. 709.
ACCTCTGCAAGATAGGCCTCCGCGATCATGACGTCAGTGCCGAGAGGCAGGTGCGGCCCGTGCTGCTCGGTCGCGGCGAGCGGCAGCACTGCAATCCAGGAGGCCGGATCGCTCTGGGCGATGTCGGGCCAGTGAATGTCAGTCCAGTCGCGGGGCGGCATGTTGGCAGTCATCGCGGATGCGTTTCTTTGGTCAATTTTGCAGGGTAGTCTGGCAGCAGATTGCTTCCTATCATGGGCCATAACGGTCGACGGAGTCCAATATGAGCCCGATATCCCTGCTGCGCGCGTTAACCATTGGCGCACTGGCCGTGATGGCTGCGTGGTCGCCCGCTACAGCGGAAACCAGGCTCGACAAGGTCAGTTTCGGAACCAATTGGGTGGCCGAGGCTGAACATGGCGGCTTCTTCCAGGCGGTCGCGGACGGCACCTACAAGAATTACGGGCTCGACGTCACCATCGTGCCGGGTGGGCCGAACGTGAACAATCGCATCCTGTTGATCTCGGGCAAGCTCGACTTCTTCATGAGCGCAAACACGCTGCAATCCTTCGATGCCGTCGCCAATAATGTGCCGGTGGTCGCTGTCGCCGCGATCTTCCAGAAGGACCCGCAGGTCTTTCTGGCGCATCCCAATCCCAAGGTGACCAAGCTCGAAGACCTCAAGCCGATGACGCTGCTGATCTCGAAGGAGGGCGTCGCCGGCTATTTCCAATGGATGCGATCCGAGCTTGGCTTCAGCGCGTCCAAGGTCAAGCCTTACACCTATAATGCTCAGCCTTTCATCGTCGACAAGAACAGCGCGATGCAGGGCTATGTCACGTCCGAGCCGTTCGTGGTCGAGAAGCAGGCCAATTTCAAGCCAACCGTGATGCTGCTCGCGGATTACGGTTTCGATGGCTATTCGACCTTGATCGAAACGCGCCGCGAATGGGTCGACAAGAAGCCGGACCTTGTCCAGCGTTTCGTCGATGCCTCGATGATTGGCTGGTACAACTATCTCTATGGCGACAACAAAGCCGCCAATGAGGTTATCAAGAAGCTCAACCCCGAAATGACCGATGACCTGCTGGCCTATTCCATCGCCAAGATGAAGGAATACGGCATCGTCGACTCAGGTGACACGCTGAAAGAC
It contains:
- a CDS encoding ABC transporter substrate-binding protein — encoded protein: MSPISLLRALTIGALAVMAAWSPATAETRLDKVSFGTNWVAEAEHGGFFQAVADGTYKNYGLDVTIVPGGPNVNNRILLISGKLDFFMSANTLQSFDAVANNVPVVAVAAIFQKDPQVFLAHPNPKVTKLEDLKPMTLLISKEGVAGYFQWMRSELGFSASKVKPYTYNAQPFIVDKNSAMQGYVTSEPFVVEKQANFKPTVMLLADYGFDGYSTLIETRREWVDKKPDLVQRFVDASMIGWYNYLYGDNKAANEVIKKLNPEMTDDLLAYSIAKMKEYGIVDSGDTLKDGIGAMSEARVASFFDKMSRAGVVKRDIDYRKAYTLQFINKGVGLDLRPKK